The following are encoded in a window of bacterium genomic DNA:
- the rpsB gene encoding 30S ribosomal protein S2 gives MSTSPETPAATHAVTMRELLEAGVHFGHQTRRWHPAMKPFLYGERNGIHIINLQLTLPRFREALDYVRDTVASGGKVLFVATKRQAQDIIAEKARTCGMPFVHRRWLGGMLTNFRTIRKGIDRYKELNALLADEENSAGLSKKARSRLAREQLKLHKAFEGIADMERLPDAIFIIDVKREAIALQEALRLQIPVMAIVDSNCDPLGVDMTIPGNDDALRAISLYCEKVAEACNEGAEAFNQRVLEEDKATAVQEEEEAPKAGKRVVEITQPARRPARMERMAEERKKEEEAAVAPEAAQPEGEAAAVGAAPTEPEAEPEASAD, from the coding sequence ATGTCGACTTCCCCGGAAACACCCGCTGCAACACATGCCGTCACGATGAGGGAATTGCTCGAGGCGGGTGTCCATTTTGGACACCAGACCCGCCGCTGGCATCCCGCCATGAAGCCGTTCCTTTACGGGGAACGCAACGGCATTCACATCATCAACCTGCAGCTGACACTGCCGCGCTTCCGCGAAGCACTCGACTACGTGCGCGATACCGTCGCGTCTGGTGGCAAGGTGCTGTTCGTTGCGACGAAGCGTCAGGCGCAAGACATCATTGCCGAGAAAGCTCGCACCTGCGGTATGCCATTCGTCCACCGACGTTGGCTAGGCGGCATGCTGACCAATTTTCGCACGATTCGAAAAGGAATCGATCGCTACAAGGAATTGAACGCGCTGCTCGCCGACGAGGAAAACTCGGCGGGTCTGAGCAAGAAGGCGCGCTCTCGACTCGCCCGTGAGCAGCTCAAGCTGCACAAGGCCTTCGAGGGCATCGCGGATATGGAGCGCCTGCCTGATGCCATCTTCATCATCGACGTGAAGCGCGAGGCGATCGCGTTACAGGAGGCGCTGCGACTGCAGATTCCCGTAATGGCCATCGTCGATTCGAATTGCGACCCGCTCGGCGTCGACATGACGATTCCCGGAAACGACGACGCGCTGCGTGCGATCTCGCTGTACTGCGAGAAGGTCGCAGAGGCCTGCAATGAGGGCGCGGAGGCGTTCAACCAGCGCGTGCTCGAAGAAGACAAGGCCACCGCGGTTCAGGAAGAGGAAGAGGCTCCGAAGGCGGGCAAGCGCGTGGTCGAGATTACGCAGCCGGCACGGCGCCCCGCGCGCATGGAACGCATGGCGGAAGAGCGCAAGAAGGAGGAAGAGGCTGCAGTCGCCCCTGAGGCGGCCCAGCCCGAAGGTGAGGCCGCCGCAGTGGGCGCGGCACCCACGGAGCCCGAAGCAGAGCCCGAAGCGAGCGCAGACTGA
- the frr gene encoding ribosome recycling factor: MAEEDLELVDAEAREGMQKSLDGLHHELSKVRTGRANPILLEGLQVEYYGASTPIKQLATISAPEPRLLTIQPFDTTAINEIERSILKADIGLTPSNDGKIVRVPIPELTEERRKDMVKQLKKIGEEHKVGVRSARRDAIAMLKDLQKDKTISEDDAKKAQKKTQAMTDEFVAEIDKAMEIKEEEILQI; this comes from the coding sequence ATGGCAGAAGAGGATCTAGAACTCGTCGACGCCGAAGCACGAGAAGGCATGCAGAAGAGCCTGGACGGACTTCATCACGAACTCAGCAAGGTTCGGACAGGCCGTGCAAATCCCATTCTGCTCGAAGGTCTGCAAGTCGAGTACTACGGTGCTTCGACGCCGATCAAGCAACTGGCCACGATCTCCGCGCCAGAGCCCCGTCTACTGACGATCCAGCCCTTTGATACGACTGCGATCAACGAGATCGAACGCTCGATCCTGAAAGCGGATATCGGCCTGACTCCCTCGAACGACGGCAAGATCGTTCGCGTGCCGATTCCCGAGCTGACCGAAGAGCGCCGCAAAGACATGGTGAAGCAGCTCAAGAAGATCGGTGAAGAACACAAGGTCGGTGTGCGCAGCGCCCGGCGAGATGCGATCGCCATGCTCAAGGATCTCCAGAAAGACAAGACGATCAGCGAAGACGACGCCAAGAAGGCGCAGAAAAAGACCCAGGCGATGACGGACGAGTTCGTCGCGGAGATCGACAAGGCGATGGAGATCAAAGAGGAAGAGATCCTCCAGATCTGA
- a CDS encoding elongation factor Ts has translation MAEITAGLVKELREKTGAGMMDCKRVLVEAEGDLKKAGALLRERGIAKAGKRAGRATSEGRVIARVSSDGKVGALVELNCETDFVAKTDDFEKLGEDLVQRVLADAPTDNDALSALPGDAGTIGDQMVAAIAKIGENIQMRRFTRLEAEAGAVSAYIHAGGKIGTLVSVSADDAKAAPVAALAHNVCMHVAAIAPSGLSRDSLSKEFVDREREVLTKQAEAEGKPANIIEKMIDGRLNKFFKEVVLLEQPLVMDADKTVGAAAKEAGATVDAFERFQLGEEIEE, from the coding sequence GTGGCGGAGATAACGGCAGGACTGGTCAAGGAACTGCGCGAAAAAACGGGCGCGGGCATGATGGATTGCAAGAGAGTGCTCGTCGAAGCCGAGGGTGACCTCAAGAAGGCCGGCGCTCTATTGCGCGAGCGCGGTATTGCCAAGGCGGGCAAACGGGCCGGGCGCGCGACGTCAGAAGGTCGCGTGATTGCCAGGGTGAGTTCGGACGGCAAGGTCGGTGCACTCGTCGAGCTGAATTGCGAGACGGATTTCGTGGCGAAGACCGATGACTTCGAAAAGCTCGGCGAGGATCTCGTGCAGCGAGTTCTGGCCGACGCCCCCACCGATAACGATGCCCTGTCGGCGTTGCCTGGCGACGCCGGAACGATCGGCGACCAGATGGTCGCTGCGATCGCAAAAATAGGTGAGAACATCCAGATGCGACGCTTTACACGTCTCGAAGCGGAGGCTGGCGCCGTTTCTGCGTACATCCACGCGGGCGGAAAGATCGGAACTCTCGTGTCCGTATCTGCGGACGATGCCAAAGCGGCTCCGGTCGCGGCACTGGCGCATAACGTGTGTATGCACGTCGCCGCAATTGCGCCTTCGGGCCTTTCGCGGGACAGCCTTTCTAAAGAATTCGTCGATCGAGAGCGCGAGGTCTTGACCAAGCAGGCTGAAGCGGAAGGAAAACCGGCCAATATCATCGAAAAGATGATCGATGGTCGTCTCAACAAGTTCTTCAAGGAGGTCGTCCTCCTGGAACAGCCACTGGTCATGGATGCGGACAAAACCGTGGGTGCTGCGGCCAAGGAAGCCGGAGCCACGGTGGACGCCTTCGAACGCTTCCAGTTGGGGGAAGAGATCGAGGAATGA
- the secA gene encoding preprotein translocase subunit SecA codes for MAGFLKKIFGSANDRLIKKLQPAVDEINSLEPRYEPLSDDQLRACTADLKQRVEKGESLDDVLPEAFALVRESAKRTLGQRHYDVQLMGGMVLHEGKIAEMKTGEGKTLVSTLPAYLNSLAGNGVHVVTVNDYLAQRDSEWMGAVHRLLGLNVSCILAGMGDADRRETYQADVIYGQNNEFGFDYLRDNMKPTLDLYVQGGHDFAIIDEVDSILIDEARTPLIISGPVDDDPEKFRRIDKIIPKLISDEENFSIDEKAKQITLTDEGVSAVEKVLSIDNLYAPNHMETLHVVQNGMRAHALYKCDVDYVVREGQVVIVDEFTGRLMEGRRWSDGIHQAVEAKEKVQVQNESQTYASITFQNYFRMYEKLSGMTGTADTEAPEFQSTYGLDVVVMPTNRPMVRKDFDDAVYRSRSEKWNAVIDEIEEGHKRGQPTLVGTIAIETSEMLSKKLKNRGVTHNVLNAKQHGREAEIISQAGRFGAVTISTNMAGRGTDIVLGGNAEMMLKSRGLDPLAEEHREEFARLSEACAEERGKVLEAGGLHVLGTERHESRRIDNQLRGRSGRQGDAGSSRFFLSLEDDLLRIFGGERIGPLMQRLGMEEGEAIEAKMLSGAIERAQRKVETRNFDVRKHLLEYDDVMNKQRESIYTWRRAVLGNEAVEEEYRELARELVEDHVELRLPEKGERDEEALLHETQSLFGVEIDPADAAFSEEADREKTRERLHELVEQRLQAQIQMFVDLEEKYPDLNPPNFDSFGRQLLLQAIDVLWKEHLLAMDHMKEGIGLRGYSGKDPKREYQREGFEMFVEMTDRIRARAVEQLYHVQFEVPDVDRLEQIRNQERAKREAMERRLQEQHAASPDEANAPIAQQTVVREGKKVGRNDPCTCGSGKKFKKCCGAAA; via the coding sequence ATCGCCGGCTTCCTAAAAAAGATCTTCGGGTCTGCCAACGATCGGCTCATCAAGAAGCTGCAACCGGCCGTCGACGAGATCAATTCGCTCGAGCCCAGGTACGAGCCGCTCTCCGATGACCAGTTGCGCGCTTGCACCGCCGATCTGAAGCAGCGCGTCGAGAAGGGCGAGTCGCTCGACGACGTTCTGCCCGAGGCTTTCGCGCTCGTGCGCGAATCGGCCAAGCGCACCCTGGGCCAGCGCCACTACGACGTTCAATTGATGGGCGGCATGGTGCTGCACGAGGGCAAGATCGCGGAGATGAAGACCGGTGAGGGCAAGACACTCGTCTCGACCCTTCCGGCGTATCTGAACTCCCTGGCTGGCAACGGCGTGCACGTGGTCACCGTCAACGACTACCTGGCGCAGCGCGACTCGGAGTGGATGGGTGCGGTGCATCGCCTGCTCGGCCTGAATGTCAGCTGCATCCTGGCCGGTATGGGGGATGCCGATCGCCGCGAGACGTACCAGGCGGACGTGATCTACGGTCAGAACAACGAGTTTGGTTTCGATTACTTGCGCGACAATATGAAACCGACGCTCGACCTGTACGTACAGGGCGGGCACGACTTCGCGATCATCGACGAGGTCGACTCGATCCTGATCGACGAGGCCCGCACTCCGCTGATCATCTCGGGTCCGGTCGATGATGATCCCGAGAAGTTCCGGCGCATCGACAAGATCATTCCGAAACTCATCTCCGACGAAGAGAACTTCTCGATCGATGAGAAGGCCAAGCAGATCACGCTGACCGATGAAGGGGTCTCGGCGGTGGAGAAGGTGCTGAGCATCGACAACCTCTACGCGCCCAACCACATGGAAACCCTGCACGTCGTCCAGAACGGCATGCGCGCGCACGCGCTCTACAAGTGCGATGTCGACTACGTGGTGCGCGAAGGCCAGGTCGTGATCGTCGATGAGTTCACCGGTCGTCTCATGGAGGGACGACGCTGGAGTGACGGCATCCATCAGGCCGTGGAGGCCAAGGAGAAGGTCCAGGTTCAGAACGAGAGCCAGACCTACGCATCGATTACCTTCCAGAACTATTTCCGCATGTACGAGAAGCTCTCGGGCATGACGGGAACTGCAGATACCGAGGCGCCGGAATTCCAGTCGACTTACGGCCTGGACGTGGTCGTCATGCCGACGAACCGTCCGATGGTGCGCAAGGATTTCGACGACGCCGTCTATCGCAGCCGGTCTGAGAAGTGGAACGCGGTCATCGATGAAATCGAGGAAGGCCACAAACGCGGCCAGCCTACGCTCGTGGGAACGATCGCGATCGAGACTTCGGAGATGCTCTCGAAGAAGCTCAAGAACCGCGGTGTTACCCACAATGTCCTGAACGCGAAGCAGCACGGCCGCGAAGCCGAGATCATTTCCCAGGCCGGTCGTTTCGGTGCGGTGACGATCTCGACGAATATGGCCGGGCGCGGGACCGACATCGTGCTGGGTGGAAACGCGGAGATGATGCTCAAGAGCCGCGGGCTCGATCCGCTGGCCGAAGAACACCGCGAGGAATTCGCGCGCCTGTCGGAAGCCTGCGCCGAAGAACGCGGGAAGGTTCTCGAAGCCGGCGGTCTACACGTACTGGGAACCGAGCGGCACGAGTCGCGCCGAATCGACAATCAGTTGCGTGGTCGTTCCGGTCGCCAGGGCGACGCTGGTTCGTCGCGCTTCTTTCTGTCCCTCGAAGACGATCTGCTGCGCATCTTCGGCGGAGAACGCATTGGCCCGCTGATGCAGCGCCTGGGCATGGAAGAGGGCGAGGCGATCGAGGCGAAGATGCTCTCTGGCGCGATCGAACGCGCTCAGCGCAAGGTCGAGACGCGTAACTTCGACGTTCGCAAGCATCTGCTCGAATACGACGACGTCATGAACAAGCAGCGCGAGAGCATCTACACGTGGCGACGCGCCGTGTTGGGCAATGAGGCGGTGGAGGAAGAGTACCGCGAACTGGCTCGCGAGCTGGTCGAAGATCACGTAGAGCTGCGTCTGCCTGAAAAGGGCGAGCGCGACGAGGAAGCTCTCCTGCACGAAACCCAGAGTCTGTTCGGAGTCGAGATCGATCCCGCCGATGCGGCGTTTTCCGAGGAAGCCGATCGAGAGAAGACCCGGGAGCGCCTGCACGAACTGGTGGAGCAGCGCCTACAGGCCCAGATCCAGATGTTCGTCGATCTGGAAGAGAAATACCCCGATCTGAATCCGCCCAATTTCGATTCCTTCGGGCGGCAACTCCTTCTGCAGGCGATCGACGTGCTCTGGAAGGAGCACCTGCTCGCCATGGATCACATGAAGGAAGGCATCGGGCTGCGCGGGTACAGCGGCAAGGATCCCAAGCGCGAATACCAGCGCGAGGGCTTCGAGATGTTCGTCGAGATGACCGATCGCATTCGCGCACGTGCTGTCGAGCAGCTGTATCACGTGCAGTTCGAAGTACCGGACGTGGATCGATTGGAGCAGATACGCAACCAGGAGCGCGCCAAGCGCGAGGCCATGGAGCGCCGTCTGCAGGAACAGCACGCCGCTTCGCCGGACGAGGCCAACGCGCCGATTGCGCAGCAGACCGTCGTACGCGAAGGCAAGAAGGTGGGTCGCAACGACCCCTGTACCTGCGGTTCAGGAAAGAAATTCAAGAAGTGCTGCGGCGCCGCAGCCTGA
- a CDS encoding histidine phosphatase family protein — protein MIELVLVRHGQPDWEPEGRAVDEPELTSLGHQQAESVAEALAGEHFDSLHVSPLLRTQQTMEPIARRLGMEPVSESWLAELRLPPLEGSTSKEVQEFFAHANARELEHWWDGLPGGESFRHFYERVTGGVENWLDASCAARIHEDTAHRLWTPAEPQKLLIVAHEGTNAVLISHLLGIEPVPWAWLRFRTAWCGINRIQMAEVAGGCVWTLRSFNRIDHQAHLPPEHGLPIPLQP, from the coding sequence GTGATCGAACTCGTGCTCGTACGTCACGGTCAACCCGACTGGGAGCCCGAGGGTCGTGCCGTCGACGAACCAGAACTCACTTCTCTGGGCCACCAGCAGGCGGAGTCGGTCGCAGAAGCGCTGGCCGGAGAGCATTTCGACTCCTTGCACGTGAGTCCGCTGCTTCGTACACAGCAGACCATGGAACCGATCGCCCGGCGGCTGGGCATGGAGCCGGTGAGCGAATCCTGGCTGGCCGAGCTGCGCCTGCCGCCGCTGGAGGGCAGTACCTCCAAGGAAGTCCAGGAGTTCTTTGCCCACGCGAATGCGCGCGAACTTGAGCACTGGTGGGATGGCCTGCCGGGCGGGGAGAGCTTCCGGCACTTCTATGAACGCGTGACCGGCGGCGTGGAGAATTGGCTGGACGCCAGTTGTGCTGCCCGGATCCATGAGGACACGGCCCATCGTCTGTGGACGCCCGCAGAGCCGCAGAAACTGCTGATCGTTGCCCACGAAGGGACCAATGCCGTGTTGATTTCCCACCTACTGGGAATCGAACCGGTTCCCTGGGCCTGGCTGCGCTTTCGCACCGCCTGGTGCGGAATCAACCGAATCCAGATGGCCGAGGTCGCAGGTGGCTGTGTGTGGACCCTGCGCAGTTTCAACAGGATCGACCACCAGGCGCATCTGCCGCCGGAGCACGGCTTGCCGATTCCGCTCCAGCCCTGA
- a CDS encoding M23 family metallopeptidase produces the protein MYVPDQTAAIKRFSIRRTTIQRALIALSVAAAAFLIMSIDYVIARIELSELDDLRAETVDQRNEIQDYVDRVDRIKERLAKINGMERKLRVITNLDPADPRPLPGIGGTDGELLGTEDLAWLSRTKRHQQLKDSLDHLTQAAGVQEESLSNLIIHLEGQTARLLHTPSITPTTGWITSSYGYRSSPFTSNREFHRGLDIAGRQGTPILAPADGKVRFAGQKRALGNAVRLQHGYGIETIYGHLSELLVKPGEKVKRGQKIALMGTTGRSTGPHLHYQVMLNSKPVNPRNYMLD, from the coding sequence ATGTACGTGCCGGACCAGACGGCCGCGATCAAACGCTTCAGCATCAGACGAACGACGATCCAACGCGCATTGATCGCACTTTCGGTCGCCGCCGCGGCGTTTCTGATCATGTCGATCGACTACGTGATCGCGCGTATCGAGTTGAGCGAACTCGACGACCTTCGCGCCGAAACGGTCGATCAGCGCAATGAGATCCAGGATTACGTAGACCGGGTCGACCGCATCAAGGAACGCCTGGCCAAGATCAACGGCATGGAGCGCAAACTGCGCGTGATCACGAACCTCGATCCGGCCGATCCACGACCGCTTCCGGGGATCGGCGGAACGGACGGCGAGCTGCTGGGAACGGAGGATCTGGCCTGGCTCTCGCGTACCAAACGGCACCAGCAACTCAAGGACAGTCTCGATCACCTGACCCAGGCTGCTGGGGTTCAGGAAGAAAGCCTGTCCAATCTGATCATCCACCTCGAAGGCCAGACGGCGAGGCTTCTACACACTCCCTCGATTACTCCGACGACGGGCTGGATTACTTCCTCTTACGGCTATCGATCGTCTCCGTTTACCAGCAATCGCGAGTTTCATCGCGGTCTCGATATTGCCGGACGTCAGGGCACGCCGATTCTCGCACCGGCCGATGGCAAGGTGCGATTTGCGGGTCAGAAGCGCGCACTCGGCAATGCGGTGCGCCTGCAGCACGGCTACGGCATAGAGACCATCTATGGCCACCTGTCGGAACTGCTGGTCAAGCCCGGCGAGAAGGTCAAACGCGGTCAGAAGATCGCGCTCATGGGTACGACGGGTCGCAGTACCGGGCCTCATCTTCACTATCAGGTGATGCTGAATTCCAAGCCCGTAAACCCGCGAAACTACATGCTTGACTGA
- a CDS encoding FHA domain-containing protein: MAQGEVGSTSELAPPSAATCAIVRVESGFYEGLEWSLHRSSTVIGRGRHADLLLNEATISRAHALLGRDGERVFVQDLGSTNGTLVNGTRAERQELEDGDELTMGRLILRVRISNAEEVAVGV, from the coding sequence ATGGCCCAGGGAGAAGTCGGCTCTACGAGTGAACTCGCCCCACCATCGGCGGCGACATGCGCGATTGTTCGCGTGGAAAGTGGCTTCTACGAAGGACTCGAGTGGTCTCTGCACCGTTCCAGCACGGTGATCGGACGTGGACGACACGCGGATCTCCTCTTGAACGAAGCGACGATCTCTCGAGCCCACGCACTGCTGGGGCGAGATGGAGAACGCGTTTTCGTGCAAGACCTGGGCAGTACGAATGGCACGCTCGTCAACGGAACACGAGCGGAGCGCCAGGAACTCGAAGACGGGGATGAGCTGACCATGGGTCGGCTCATCCTGCGAGTGCGAATTTCAAATGCAGAAGAGGTTGCGGTCGGTGTCTAA
- the argJ gene encoding bifunctional glutamate N-acetyltransferase/amino-acid acetyltransferase ArgJ has translation MAVRIPGFRASGISCGIKPSGALDLAIIESDRPANVAAVFTRSRVPGAPVVISRQRARRGVARAIVVNSGISNVAMGEQGLRDAREMTILTARELAVPVSQVLVASTGVIGQPLPMNKLREGIPRAARGLSEAGFSRAARAILTTDLKSKLVTSKRRGFSLLGFAKGSGMIQPDMATMLAYVVTDLAVETSFLREALKEAVGPSLNSLTIDGETSTSDTLVVMANGAAGNRPLTARSTRAREFQRALGDVCSELAEKLALDGEGATRIATVEVTGARSHPAADRVARSIANSALVKTALFGADPNWGRIVQAAGAAGVPFRQSQLAVRIGGVQMLNKGEPCGGARALHRAERAVKRKRVAIEVSLGTGPGRARILTTDLSYEYVRINAEYTT, from the coding sequence ATGGCCGTACGCATTCCGGGCTTCCGGGCGTCGGGAATCAGCTGTGGGATCAAGCCGAGCGGAGCGCTCGATCTCGCGATCATCGAATCGGACCGGCCGGCTAACGTCGCGGCCGTCTTTACGCGCAGTCGCGTTCCCGGTGCGCCGGTCGTCATTTCGCGACAGCGCGCTCGCCGGGGAGTGGCCCGGGCCATCGTCGTGAACAGCGGTATCTCCAACGTCGCCATGGGCGAGCAGGGTTTGCGCGACGCGCGAGAGATGACGATTTTGACCGCGCGCGAACTGGCTGTACCGGTCTCGCAAGTGCTGGTGGCCTCGACCGGAGTGATCGGTCAGCCGCTGCCGATGAACAAACTGCGCGAGGGGATTCCCCGGGCCGCACGGGGTCTGTCGGAGGCCGGTTTTTCAAGGGCCGCGCGCGCCATACTGACGACGGATCTCAAGTCGAAACTCGTCACGTCGAAGAGGCGAGGTTTTTCGCTGCTCGGCTTCGCCAAGGGTTCGGGCATGATCCAACCCGACATGGCCACGATGCTGGCCTACGTGGTGACCGATCTTGCAGTCGAGACTTCGTTTCTGCGCGAGGCTCTCAAAGAAGCCGTGGGCCCATCCCTCAACTCGCTGACGATCGATGGAGAGACGAGCACCAGCGATACGCTCGTGGTCATGGCCAATGGCGCAGCGGGCAATCGACCGCTGACGGCGCGCTCGACCCGCGCGCGCGAGTTTCAGCGCGCGCTCGGCGACGTCTGTTCCGAACTTGCCGAGAAACTCGCGCTAGACGGCGAGGGAGCGACACGCATCGCCACCGTCGAGGTGACCGGCGCTCGGAGTCATCCGGCCGCCGATCGGGTCGCACGCAGCATCGCCAACTCGGCTCTGGTCAAGACGGCGTTGTTTGGCGCAGACCCGAACTGGGGACGCATCGTGCAGGCGGCGGGTGCCGCCGGTGTTCCGTTCAGACAGTCGCAGCTCGCGGTTCGAATTGGCGGTGTGCAGATGCTGAACAAGGGCGAGCCCTGCGGTGGCGCACGAGCGCTGCATCGGGCAGAACGAGCCGTCAAGCGCAAGCGGGTCGCGATCGAGGTTTCGCTCGGTACTGGACCGGGGCGCGCTCGCATCCTGACGACGGACCTCAGCTACGAGTACGTGCGCATCAACGCGGAGTACACCACGTGA
- a CDS encoding UMP kinase, producing the protein MKPVYKRVLLKISGQSLAGDESFGISTNAIMQTAQEIYEVSQLGVEIGVVCGGGNIIRGVTASAEGLNRTAADYMGMLAGVMNALALQDALEKCGVPTRVMSAIEIKQVAEPHIRRKAIRHIEKGRVVIFAAGTGNPFFTTDTGAALRAMEIGAEVLLKGTRVDGIYDSDPEKFPDAVFYSTVTYRDFIERNLGVMDSTAITLCQEHKMPIVVFNMSVPGNILKVVGGNDLGTSVRA; encoded by the coding sequence ATGAAGCCCGTCTACAAGCGCGTTTTACTGAAGATATCGGGGCAGAGTCTCGCAGGCGACGAGAGCTTTGGTATCAGCACAAACGCCATCATGCAGACCGCCCAGGAGATCTACGAGGTCAGCCAGCTCGGCGTCGAAATCGGCGTGGTCTGCGGCGGCGGCAACATCATCCGAGGGGTCACGGCTTCGGCCGAAGGCCTGAACCGCACGGCGGCCGATTACATGGGCATGCTGGCGGGCGTGATGAACGCACTTGCCCTTCAGGATGCGCTCGAGAAGTGCGGCGTTCCCACTCGGGTAATGTCGGCGATCGAAATCAAGCAGGTGGCCGAGCCGCATATTCGGCGCAAGGCCATCCGGCACATCGAAAAGGGCCGCGTGGTGATCTTCGCGGCGGGGACCGGCAATCCGTTTTTTACCACCGATACCGGAGCCGCCCTGCGAGCCATGGAGATCGGGGCGGAAGTTCTTTTGAAGGGAACACGGGTCGACGGCATCTATGACTCGGACCCCGAGAAATTTCCCGACGCGGTGTTCTATTCGACGGTCACGTATCGGGACTTCATCGAACGCAACCTCGGCGTCATGGACAGCACCGCGATTACTCTGTGCCAGGAGCACAAGATGCCGATCGTGGTGTTCAACATGAGCGTCCCTGGAAATATCCTCAAGGTGGTCGGCGGCAACGATCTGGGCACCTCGGTGAGGGCGTGA